The Primulina huaijiensis isolate GDHJ02 chromosome 12, ASM1229523v2, whole genome shotgun sequence genome has a window encoding:
- the LOC140989258 gene encoding NDR1/HIN1-like protein 26: MSQIDVKSPKHCADKHTVLAGSRRFNKKLYLYFSTIFLLLLSLILLVWLILHPTKPHFSLTQADVNQLNLASPSLLNSSIQLTLQSTNPNKKVGIYYDEFQLYASYKRQKITPETSISPFYQGHEETTFLSASLAGNQQPVSPSFAYEIQRDTGTGKLLLNFKGNGRLRWKVGSWVSGRYRFMVDCVTVMPFGAIPSPPLSSRQGTVCSTTV; encoded by the coding sequence ATGTCTCAAATCGACGTAAAATCTCCCAAGCACTGCGCAGACAAACACACAGTGCTCGCCGGCTCTCGCAGATTCAACAAGAAACTCTACCTCTACTTCTCCACCAtcttcctcctcctcctctcCCTCATCCTCCTCGTCTGGCTCATCCTTCACCCCACCAAGCCCCATTTCTCCCTCACACAAGCCGACGTCAACCAGCTCAATCTCGCCTCCCCTTCCCTCCTCAACTCCTCCATCCAGCTCACTCTCCAGTCCACAAATCCCAACAAGAAAGTCGGCATCTACTACGACGAATTCCAGCTCTACGCCTCCTATAAGAGACAAAAGATCACTCCCGAAACATCCATCTCCCCGTTCTACCAAGGCCACGAGGAAACAACATTTCTTAGCGCGTCCTTGGCCGGAAACCAGCAGCCAGTGTCACCGTCTTTCGCGTATGAGATTCAGCGTGACACGGGTACAGGgaaattgttgttgaattttaAAGGAAATGGGAGGCTTAGGTGGAAGGTGGGGAGTTGGGTTTCGGGGAGGTACAGGTTTATGGTGGATTGTGTTACTGTAATGCCGTTTGGGGCGATACCGTCGCCGCCGTTGAGTTCCAGACAAGGCACGGTGTGTTCTACTACGGTTTGA